The Desulfobacterales bacterium nucleotide sequence GTTGATCACGGCATCTACGTCGGCAAGGGCTTCCTGCCAGGCCCCCGGTTGGGTGGTATCGCCGGAAATGTAGTTGAAATTTTCATGAGTGATCAGATCCTGGCGGGTACGGGTGCCGATCCCGGAAACCGAATGTCCCTCAAAGAGGAGTAAATTGGACAAATGCCGGCCGATAAACCCGGTGGCGCCGGTGACTAAAATCTTCATAGGCCATCTCCCTAAACGTTTTAATACATAAACTTCGTGGATTTTATATAAGGACCGTCCTGGGTATCCAGCACCTGAACGATGTCCTGATACATCCTTGGCTTCATTTCGCTGATGATGCCGCGTGCTTTATTCAGGCTTTTGGCAAACTTCAGCGTCTCATCCATGAGGGTGTCGATATGACAGGCCTTGGTGATGATGTGATGCCGTTCGCATTCGGCTGCGGTCAGGCGCTTGCCGGTGTACTGCAGTTCCTCCAGCTGATACATGGGGATCGCTTTCTTTAACAGGGCGAGCATGCCGGGCAAAAACGGGATGCCCAGGTCGATTTCCGGTAGGCAGAAGTAGCCGCGGTCCGATCGCATAAACCGAAAATCAAAGGCGCAGGTCAGGATGGCTCCGGCGGCAAAGGCATGCCCGTTGATGGCGGCAATAGTGATCATGGGATACAGCAGCATTCTTTTATACAAACGGTTCAACAGGCGAAAGAAGTCGGAAATCACCCCGAACTCCCGGTTCTGGAAAATCGGGCCCAGCCATTCCAGATCAAGTCCGTTTGAAAAGATCTTTTCATGGGACGAACAAACGACCATCGTCTTTACGGCGGTTTCCTTTTCAACCTGATCCAGCACGTTCAGATAGGCCTCAATAAAGGGGGGGTTAAATCGGTTTTCACCGCTGTTCATGGTAACGACGGCTATTGTTTCATCTATTGAAAACTCAACCAGTGCCATAATCGCCTCCGTAGGTCAGCCTCTATCCAGCGGTAGATTGTATTTTTTCATCTTCTTGTACAGCAGGGTGCGGTGGATACCGAGCTTTTTAGCGGCGCCGGTTTTATTATAATTGCAGGACTCCAGGGTGAACCGAATGACTTCTCTTTCCGCCTGGGCCTGCACATGCCGCAGCGAGGGATTCCGGGAGCTGGCCTGTTTGCTTTTGCTGCGGCACAGATAAAACGGCAAATCGCACAGATGGACCGTATCCCCCGCCAGGGAAAACAGCAGCCGTTCCAGGACATTGGAAAGCTCCCGGACGTTTCCGGGCCAGTCGTAAGCCAAAAGCTCTTTTTCGGCGCGGGGCCCCATTTTTATTTCTGAAAGAGAGCCCTCCCGGGCAATCTGGTCCAGGATATGGCGCGTCAGGGGTATAATATCTTCCCTGCGCTCGCGCAACGGCGGGATATGCAGCGGGATGACATTGAGCCGGTAGAAAAGATCCTTGCGAAAACTCCCGGTTTTCAGTTTTTCTTCCAGGTTTTGATTGGTTGCGGTGATGAGCCGAAAATCCGCCCGGATAACGGTATTGCCGCCCACCCGTTCAAATT carries:
- a CDS encoding enoyl-CoA hydratase/isomerase family protein, yielding MALVEFSIDETIAVVTMNSGENRFNPPFIEAYLNVLDQVEKETAVKTMVVCSSHEKIFSNGLDLEWLGPIFQNREFGVISDFFRLLNRLYKRMLLYPMITIAAINGHAFAAGAILTCAFDFRFMRSDRGYFCLPEIDLGIPFLPGMLALLKKAIPMYQLEELQYTGKRLTAAECERHHIITKACHIDTLMDETLKFAKSLNKARGIISEMKPRMYQDIVQVLDTQDGPYIKSTKFMY